A genomic stretch from Edaphobacter aggregans includes:
- a CDS encoding choice-of-anchor Q domain-containing protein, translating to MRTILRWVISLLLILYVQSSTACAQTTWYIRPDGGTRFDANVPAGQCDGMSDASYPGSGANQHCAFNDFRFLYDDQTSQNWAWVIAGGDTVIVRGGPYRVGVDNATNAPNANGKSWCIGSASVPYGCYNPTIPAGTASQHTRILGENYASCGQSNMTQLFGGFGDITTLNLSGAQYVDVACLELTRHSQCIQAGQPAYPSPCNTNYPGIDDYASYGIVMTTTTQNVTLTDLWIHGFPLTGIQGPIGGAITLSRVNISFNGFAGWNFDDGYDTPDAPGSSINASYVSMIGNGCNQEYPIVHAFPAVSCYDSNSGGFGDSWSGQDTPLASFTCDHCIQAYNTKDGFIGPHTQITNLAITNSQSYGNMGQQWKWGTSPNSTTTFANNLTIGNCQRMSQHLPGAPISYNAATGTQGAYLSSFCRAAGDIFSFYSAANSSVLFAFNTTVGYSATMFDLACDTTNTCSSTPYIFRDNIMVGFLQPTYDPTNANVPGLYYFSDSSDGVTEDHNLYFNMRNGSCSSPGDICSDPLFVNEPPLTLVSESQLDNFNFNLSSTSPAIGTGVAITGITTDFNGNPRPNPPAIGAVELQTGMLPPPPLPPSPPPPSPPPPSPPPPEPPATPPPSSGNPLSGSNIALTTSPVWITLANENPYVSVSLPAGTTYRFGDYANNRWSTPITLTTATTFNQVLWPAGVFPFSDPDPGVAKELDVLMEVSTNAPGPAQTSVNPLSGSNITLTTSPVWITLTSENPSVSVALPAGATYRFGDYVNNRWSTSFNLTMATTFNPVSWLAGVFPFSDPDSGVAKELDVLMEVAQP from the coding sequence ATGCGCACTATCCTCCGATGGGTCATATCGCTGTTGCTGATTCTGTATGTTCAATCATCAACGGCATGTGCTCAGACGACCTGGTACATCCGTCCTGATGGTGGAACCCGCTTCGATGCCAATGTTCCGGCAGGGCAGTGTGACGGCATGAGCGACGCTTCTTATCCCGGCTCAGGTGCAAATCAGCATTGCGCCTTCAACGACTTTCGATTTCTCTACGACGATCAAACCTCGCAGAACTGGGCCTGGGTAATCGCAGGTGGCGACACGGTGATCGTTCGCGGGGGCCCCTATCGCGTCGGCGTCGACAACGCCACAAACGCCCCAAACGCCAACGGGAAAAGCTGGTGCATTGGTTCCGCCTCTGTTCCTTACGGCTGCTACAACCCGACCATCCCCGCCGGAACAGCAAGCCAGCACACTCGTATCCTGGGCGAGAATTACGCATCATGCGGCCAATCCAACATGACGCAACTCTTTGGAGGCTTCGGCGATATAACTACACTCAATCTAAGCGGTGCGCAATATGTCGATGTCGCATGTCTCGAGTTAACCCGTCACTCGCAGTGCATTCAAGCCGGCCAACCAGCCTACCCGAGTCCGTGCAACACCAACTATCCCGGCATCGACGACTACGCGTCCTACGGCATTGTGATGACCACGACCACACAAAATGTAACCCTCACCGACCTCTGGATTCACGGCTTTCCCCTGACCGGCATTCAGGGCCCCATCGGCGGCGCAATAACCCTGAGCCGCGTAAACATAAGCTTCAACGGCTTTGCCGGATGGAACTTCGACGACGGTTATGACACTCCCGATGCTCCCGGTTCCTCTATCAACGCCAGCTATGTCTCCATGATCGGAAATGGCTGCAATCAGGAATATCCAATCGTGCATGCCTTCCCCGCCGTCTCCTGTTACGACAGCAACAGCGGCGGTTTCGGAGACTCATGGAGCGGACAGGATACGCCTCTTGCTTCGTTTACCTGTGACCATTGCATTCAGGCATACAACACCAAAGACGGATTCATCGGCCCGCACACGCAAATTACAAATCTCGCCATCACCAACTCCCAGTCTTACGGGAACATGGGGCAGCAGTGGAAGTGGGGGACCAGCCCAAACTCCACCACGACTTTCGCCAATAATCTGACCATCGGAAATTGTCAGCGAATGTCGCAGCATCTTCCCGGAGCCCCAATTAGCTACAACGCCGCAACGGGAACGCAGGGAGCATACCTTAGCTCATTTTGCCGTGCGGCCGGAGATATATTTTCGTTCTACAGTGCTGCCAACAGCTCAGTCTTGTTTGCATTCAATACAACTGTGGGCTACTCCGCCACGATGTTCGATCTGGCCTGCGACACGACAAACACCTGCAGTTCCACCCCGTATATCTTCCGCGACAACATCATGGTCGGCTTTCTGCAACCAACATACGACCCGACGAATGCCAATGTTCCAGGTCTGTACTACTTCAGCGATAGCTCCGATGGCGTGACCGAAGATCACAACCTCTATTTCAATATGCGAAATGGCAGTTGTTCTTCGCCTGGAGATATTTGCTCTGATCCATTGTTTGTCAATGAACCCCCATTGACCCTGGTGAGTGAGTCGCAACTCGATAACTTTAACTTCAACTTGTCATCAACGAGTCCTGCCATCGGCACCGGAGTCGCTATCACTGGCATCACCACCGACTTCAATGGAAACCCACGGCCAAACCCGCCCGCAATCGGCGCGGTGGAGTTGCAGACAGGGATGCTTCCTCCGCCGCCACTTCCTCCATCGCCACCTCCACCATCTCCGCCCCCGCCATCTCCTCCGCCACCCGAGCCGCCGGCGACACCTCCACCCTCTTCAGGAAATCCTCTGTCCGGCTCGAACATCGCGCTCACGACGAGTCCAGTCTGGATCACTCTGGCCAATGAGAACCCGTACGTATCGGTCTCGTTACCCGCAGGCACTACCTATCGATTCGGCGACTACGCGAACAACCGATGGTCGACGCCCATCACTCTTACTACGGCCACGACCTTCAACCAGGTCCTCTGGCCGGCAGGCGTCTTCCCCTTCTCCGATCCAGATCCAGGCGTTGCAAAAGAACTCGATGTCCTGATGGAGGTTTCGACCAATGCGCCCGGCCCCGCACAAACTTCAGTAAACCCTCTGTCCGGCTCTAACATCACGCTCACGACGAGTCCGGTCTGGATCACTCTGACCAGTGAAAATCCATCCGTGTCGGTCGCACTGCCCGCGGGTGCAACCTATCGATTCGGAGATTACGTAAACAACAGATGGTCGACGTCCTTCAATCTCACCATGGCCACCACCTTCAATCCGGTCTCCTGGCTGGCAGGCGTCTTCCCCTTCTCCGATCCGGATTCGGGTGTTGCAAAAGAGCTCGATGTCTTGATGGAGGTGGCCCAGCCCTGA
- a CDS encoding alpha-L-fucosidase, whose amino-acid sequence MSQLRISAIAFLFASVSLALVCRGVAHAQAASPAAPTARDLPEDLAAQWIKASSKYDGARSIILQQVDRDAQHGPFRPDWNTLSRYQVPDWYKDAKFGIFIHWGLYSVPAFGNEWYPREMYVAGSAINKHHVEKYGPLTQFGYKDFIPMFKAEHYDPQAWAKLFKDSGAKYVVPVFEHHDGFAMYDSDLSDWTAAKMGPKRDLVGDLAKAVRAEGLHLGASSHRIEHDWFLDGGRKQPSDVNDSKYAAFYGPAQIQLQDAPAPGGNDLSTDWTYVSPAYAQDWVARNAEIVQKYQPEIIFFDWWIGQPSVRPFLAEFAAYYYNESLKHGPVGIITYKHVAMQKNSAVLDLERGQLAGISPDYWQTDTSVSNKSWGYIENDTFKSPAFIVHQLVDVVSKNGNLLMNIGPRADGTIPIEVQRVLLSVGDWLKVNGDAIYGTRPWNIFGEGPTLVKAGPFHDTETQIYTAQDFRFTTKGPDLYAIELAWPTSGEAVIQSLGTSAATSQPIQSVQMLGANSKLAFEQKQDGLHIKLSDKLSEQPAYAFRIIFASGSQKVAK is encoded by the coding sequence ATGTCTCAACTCCGAATTTCCGCCATTGCCTTTCTTTTTGCATCAGTCTCACTTGCTCTCGTCTGTCGCGGAGTAGCCCACGCGCAGGCAGCGTCTCCCGCCGCCCCCACGGCCAGAGACTTACCTGAAGATTTAGCCGCGCAGTGGATCAAGGCCAGTTCCAAGTATGACGGGGCTAGATCCATAATCCTGCAGCAGGTCGATCGGGATGCGCAGCACGGTCCTTTCCGTCCCGATTGGAATACTCTCTCGCGCTATCAGGTTCCTGACTGGTACAAAGATGCGAAATTCGGCATCTTCATCCACTGGGGCCTTTACTCCGTTCCTGCTTTCGGCAACGAGTGGTATCCACGCGAGATGTACGTTGCGGGCTCTGCTATCAATAAGCACCACGTTGAAAAATATGGCCCTCTGACGCAGTTCGGCTATAAGGACTTCATCCCGATGTTCAAGGCCGAGCACTATGATCCCCAGGCGTGGGCGAAGCTCTTCAAGGACTCCGGTGCTAAATATGTAGTTCCGGTCTTTGAGCATCACGACGGCTTTGCCATGTATGACAGCGATCTCTCCGACTGGACCGCTGCGAAGATGGGGCCTAAGCGTGATCTCGTCGGCGACCTGGCCAAAGCTGTCCGGGCTGAGGGCCTCCATCTCGGCGCCTCATCCCACCGAATCGAGCACGATTGGTTCCTTGATGGCGGTCGCAAGCAGCCCTCCGACGTGAACGATTCTAAGTACGCTGCCTTCTACGGCCCGGCTCAGATCCAACTGCAGGACGCGCCTGCGCCTGGTGGTAATGATCTTTCTACTGACTGGACGTATGTAAGTCCCGCCTACGCACAGGACTGGGTGGCGAGAAATGCGGAGATCGTGCAGAAGTACCAGCCCGAGATCATCTTCTTCGACTGGTGGATCGGCCAGCCGTCCGTCCGTCCCTTCCTGGCTGAGTTTGCGGCTTACTACTACAACGAGTCACTCAAACACGGTCCCGTTGGGATCATCACCTACAAGCATGTAGCCATGCAGAAGAACTCTGCTGTGCTCGACCTGGAACGCGGTCAACTCGCAGGCATTAGTCCTGACTATTGGCAGACGGATACCTCTGTCAGTAATAAGAGCTGGGGCTATATAGAGAACGATACTTTCAAATCGCCGGCCTTCATCGTGCATCAGCTTGTCGATGTCGTCAGCAAAAATGGCAATCTACTCATGAACATAGGTCCACGCGCCGATGGCACTATTCCTATTGAAGTGCAAAGGGTTCTGCTATCTGTCGGCGACTGGCTTAAGGTCAATGGAGACGCTATCTATGGCACACGGCCTTGGAATATCTTTGGCGAAGGCCCAACTCTCGTCAAGGCGGGACCATTCCACGATACGGAGACACAGATTTATACCGCGCAGGACTTCCGCTTCACAACCAAGGGTCCCGACCTTTACGCTATCGAACTAGCGTGGCCAACCTCCGGCGAAGCTGTTATCCAGTCTCTCGGAACGAGTGCGGCAACATCGCAGCCGATTCAGTCAGTCCAAATGCTTGGCGCGAACTCCAAACTCGCCTTCGAACAGAAGCAGGACGGCCTGCATATCAAGTTGTCAGATAAGCTCTCCGAGCAACCGGCTTATGCTTTCCGCATTATCTTCGCATCGGGGTCTCAGAAGGTTGCAAAGTAA
- a CDS encoding glycosyl hydrolase family 95 catalytic domain-containing protein → MPATLEATMKRLPPYQIGKYGQLQEWYEDFDENQPGQRHMSHLYPVYPGWEITSHKGSLI, encoded by the coding sequence ATGCCGGCGACGCTGGAAGCAACGATGAAGCGGCTTCCTCCATATCAGATCGGCAAGTATGGCCAACTACAGGAGTGGTATGAAGACTTCGACGAAAACCAGCCCGGTCAACGGCACATGTCTCATCTTTATCCGGTATATCCAGGGTGGGAAATCACATCGCACAAGGGTTCGTTGATATAA
- a CDS encoding winged helix-turn-helix domain-containing protein: MQTSVLRFDQFELDLISYELRKSGRLIKLEKLPMELLILLAERQGQMVSREQIIQRLWGDNIFVDTRQGINTAVRKLRIALQDDSEHPRLIQTLPGRGYRLLAPVSGAEVCGSPKEVEPSELPPAASPIEIVPPNSTSTAKRWRRMTAAAGAAVILLVMAVLLFVGRNKFHPASREWVQVTNFPDSATQPVLSPDGHMVAFIRGPETFVTPGEIYVKILPDGEAIQLTHDGMPKMAPAFSVDGSRVAFTATDRSFGWNTWVVPVLGGESKELLPNAAALTWNDKGHVIFSEIKTGVRMDIVTAAESRAEERDVYLPSSATGMAHRSWISPDGKWILVSEMGLSGWNCRVLPFDGSATGETVGPKPAQCTNAGWSPNGRTMYFSADAGDGYHIWRQHFPNGVPEQLTFGPTEEEGIAVSADGRMLITSAGIRESTVWVHDSHGDRQISGEGNARLPGIGYSGGGSASISLFSPDGKKLFYLVSKQGSREVASGELWMADLETGQNQVVLPGILMSEFRISPDGERVVFTARDAHGSPHVWVSLLDRRTPPRQLTSSVSTHPNFGPEGDIYFLMSEGTLEYLYRIGMNETVPRKVEPEPIRDYQGISPRGELWITALGTVSKIIAHSIQGGPAVQICTFCGVGWGPGDKFFYLRFRDVGAMGGGKTLAFELRPGKELPELPPSGLKSAEDIKGLKAASEIDMTGKGVFAPGPNPSIYAYTRVIVQRNLYRIPLE, encoded by the coding sequence ATGCAAACCTCAGTCCTTCGCTTCGATCAATTTGAGCTGGATCTGATTTCCTACGAACTTCGGAAGTCGGGTCGCCTGATCAAGCTGGAAAAGTTGCCAATGGAGTTGCTGATTCTGCTGGCCGAAAGGCAGGGCCAGATGGTCAGCCGCGAACAGATCATCCAGCGCCTGTGGGGCGATAACATCTTCGTCGACACACGCCAGGGAATCAATACGGCTGTGCGCAAACTTCGCATTGCGCTGCAGGATGATTCAGAACATCCGCGGCTCATCCAGACACTGCCGGGACGAGGCTATCGGTTGCTGGCTCCGGTTTCGGGAGCGGAGGTTTGCGGCAGTCCAAAGGAAGTCGAACCCTCGGAGCTGCCTCCCGCCGCGTCTCCTATTGAGATTGTGCCGCCGAACTCCACTTCCACTGCCAAGAGGTGGCGACGTATGACTGCAGCGGCCGGAGCCGCCGTCATTTTGCTGGTGATGGCTGTCCTGTTGTTTGTTGGGCGGAACAAGTTCCATCCCGCATCCCGCGAATGGGTTCAAGTCACAAACTTCCCTGACTCCGCAACCCAGCCAGTGTTGTCGCCCGACGGGCACATGGTCGCGTTTATTCGTGGGCCCGAAACTTTTGTAACTCCTGGGGAGATTTATGTGAAGATCCTGCCGGATGGCGAGGCGATTCAGCTAACCCATGACGGTATGCCGAAGATGGCTCCTGCATTTTCGGTAGATGGATCACGCGTTGCGTTCACGGCCACAGATCGAAGTTTCGGATGGAACACCTGGGTTGTGCCGGTTCTGGGTGGCGAATCCAAGGAACTGCTGCCGAACGCAGCGGCCCTCACCTGGAATGACAAGGGGCACGTGATCTTCTCGGAGATCAAGACGGGAGTACGCATGGACATAGTTACCGCAGCAGAGAGTCGGGCGGAAGAGCGCGATGTCTATCTGCCGTCCAGCGCAACCGGAATGGCGCACCGCTCTTGGATTTCTCCCGATGGCAAGTGGATTTTGGTCTCCGAAATGGGTTTATCCGGGTGGAATTGCCGTGTGCTGCCCTTCGATGGGAGCGCCACTGGTGAAACGGTGGGCCCGAAGCCAGCCCAATGCACCAACGCAGGCTGGAGCCCGAATGGAAGGACGATGTATTTCAGCGCGGACGCGGGCGACGGATACCACATCTGGCGCCAGCATTTTCCCAACGGCGTTCCGGAACAACTGACCTTCGGCCCAACCGAAGAAGAGGGCATCGCCGTTTCAGCCGATGGCCGCATGCTGATCACGTCAGCCGGTATCCGGGAAAGCACCGTTTGGGTACACGACTCACATGGCGACCGCCAGATCTCGGGAGAAGGTAACGCCCGGCTGCCCGGCATCGGATATAGCGGCGGCGGCTCCGCCTCTATTTCTCTGTTTTCGCCGGACGGGAAGAAATTGTTTTATCTGGTGAGCAAGCAAGGTTCCCGGGAGGTCGCCTCGGGAGAACTTTGGATGGCGGATTTAGAGACGGGTCAAAACCAGGTTGTTTTACCAGGCATTTTGATGAGCGAGTTCCGGATCTCGCCAGATGGCGAACGTGTGGTGTTCACGGCTCGTGATGCGCATGGCTCCCCGCATGTATGGGTCTCGTTGCTCGATCGTCGGACACCGCCGAGACAGCTGACTTCGTCCGTATCCACGCATCCAAATTTTGGACCCGAAGGAGATATTTACTTTCTGATGAGTGAGGGCACCCTCGAATATCTGTACAGGATAGGAATGAATGAGACGGTACCACGAAAGGTAGAGCCTGAACCCATTCGGGACTATCAAGGCATTTCTCCTCGGGGCGAATTGTGGATTACCGCCCTCGGCACCGTTAGCAAAATCATCGCCCATTCCATACAGGGAGGGCCTGCGGTTCAGATTTGCACTTTTTGCGGTGTTGGCTGGGGGCCCGGGGACAAGTTTTTCTATCTGAGGTTCCGCGACGTTGGTGCGATGGGAGGCGGAAAAACTTTGGCTTTCGAGCTACGTCCTGGCAAAGAACTTCCTGAGCTACCACCGTCGGGTCTGAAATCCGCTGAAGACATTAAGGGATTGAAGGCGGCTTCCGAAATTGACATGACAGGGAAGGGGGTCTTCGCTCCAGGGCCGAATCCCTCCATTTATGCCTATACCCGCGTGATCGTACAACGAAATCTCTATAGGATTCCGCTGGAATAA
- a CDS encoding OsmC family protein has product MEISATVVNQDGRHQSMVRTGDKAQSLSIPAKAEGFGSGVNGGELLFLALATCYCNDIYREAKTRGIDVESVEVQVAGRFGAPGEPARNITYRASVKAQGSEREVLELMRYTDTVAEIHNTLRRATPVVLTECQVIQTKPRA; this is encoded by the coding sequence ATGGAGATCTCAGCAACTGTAGTCAATCAGGATGGACGTCATCAGTCGATGGTTAGGACCGGAGATAAGGCGCAGTCTTTGTCTATTCCCGCCAAGGCTGAAGGCTTTGGCTCAGGTGTGAATGGCGGCGAACTGTTGTTTTTGGCGCTTGCCACCTGCTATTGCAATGACATCTACCGCGAAGCAAAGACACGAGGAATCGATGTCGAATCGGTCGAGGTTCAGGTCGCCGGGCGGTTCGGCGCTCCGGGGGAGCCCGCCCGGAACATTACGTATCGAGCATCGGTCAAAGCGCAAGGAAGCGAAAGAGAAGTGCTCGAACTGATGCGTTATACGGACACTGTTGCGGAGATACACAATACGCTAAGGCGCGCTACGCCGGTGGTACTCACCGAATGCCAAGTCATCCAAACGAAGCCGAGAGCGTGA
- a CDS encoding lipocalin-like domain-containing protein has protein sequence MTARILSLIATLALAVSSMHAQVDTTNPFVGSWKLIAADKLLPDGTRVADYGTQPHGMAIFTADGRMMIEVFRDVRGKFAGNDRAKGTFDEYKDAALSSSCSFGTYSVDPTTSKVTMKIDRSTFPNYDDTTQVRAYQLKDDILSWRVPARPDGSIPVTVLRRIAK, from the coding sequence ATGACCGCTCGCATTCTTTCGCTCATCGCTACCCTGGCATTGGCTGTCTCCTCCATGCATGCTCAAGTGGATACCACGAATCCGTTTGTCGGTAGTTGGAAACTTATCGCTGCGGATAAGCTCCTTCCAGACGGCACTCGCGTCGCCGACTATGGAACTCAGCCACACGGTATGGCCATCTTTACTGCCGACGGCCGCATGATGATTGAGGTCTTCCGCGATGTCCGCGGCAAATTCGCCGGGAACGATCGAGCCAAGGGCACATTCGACGAGTACAAAGATGCGGCCCTTAGCTCCAGCTGCTCGTTCGGCACCTACAGCGTCGATCCGACGACCAGCAAGGTCACGATGAAGATTGATCGCTCAACCTTTCCGAACTATGACGACACCACTCAAGTGCGCGCATACCAACTTAAGGACGACATTCTCAGCTGGAGAGTTCCTGCTCGTCCCGATGGTTCCATTCCCGTCACCGTCCTCCGCCGCATCGCTAAGTAG
- a CDS encoding LysR substrate-binding domain-containing protein — MLLRNLDLDTLRTLVTTHDVGGFAQAADRLGRTPSAISLQMKRLQEELGTPLFRKHGRALKLTEAGQTALGYARRMLALNDDLLQTMQGVTLAGTVRIGAPQDFASVLPDALRQFAALYPRTQVELRIEGNGALIEALDKGQLDLTLTIGFADRKDALLLGELPVLWIASRTFRTQDASLPLAVLGPQCAFRKAAVQELEAAGIPYRIAATSPSLDGLWAALQGGLGITARTAMQLPAPLMANKSLHRLPVLPSFPVALHRAPHGGQNATATPAVDALHSLLSMATQGILADLTYPQRPRILRKA, encoded by the coding sequence ATGCTTCTGCGTAATCTCGATCTCGACACCCTGCGGACTCTCGTCACGACGCATGATGTTGGTGGTTTCGCGCAGGCGGCAGATCGTCTTGGGCGCACACCATCTGCCATCAGCCTGCAGATGAAGCGTCTTCAAGAGGAGCTGGGAACACCGCTCTTTCGCAAGCACGGCCGGGCGCTCAAACTGACAGAGGCCGGGCAGACAGCGCTCGGATACGCTCGCCGTATGCTTGCGCTGAATGATGACCTCCTGCAAACCATGCAGGGAGTGACATTGGCCGGCACCGTTCGCATCGGTGCTCCGCAGGATTTCGCGTCTGTGCTGCCTGACGCCTTGCGGCAGTTCGCGGCGCTCTATCCGCGAACGCAGGTAGAACTGCGTATCGAGGGTAACGGAGCGCTGATCGAAGCTCTGGACAAAGGGCAGCTTGACCTCACACTGACAATCGGCTTCGCAGACCGGAAGGACGCGCTGCTCCTGGGCGAACTGCCTGTGCTCTGGATCGCCAGCCGTACCTTTCGCACGCAGGATGCTTCACTCCCGCTTGCTGTATTAGGCCCTCAATGCGCCTTCCGCAAGGCTGCGGTGCAAGAGCTCGAAGCTGCTGGCATCCCGTACCGTATCGCGGCCACCAGCCCAAGCCTGGACGGCCTGTGGGCGGCACTACAAGGGGGGCTTGGCATCACCGCACGTACCGCGATGCAATTACCGGCGCCTCTCATGGCGAATAAATCCCTGCATCGCCTTCCCGTTCTCCCCAGTTTTCCGGTTGCGCTGCACCGGGCACCGCATGGGGGCCAAAACGCCACCGCTACACCTGCGGTCGACGCTCTGCATTCTTTGCTCAGCATGGCCACACAAGGCATCCTTGCCGACCTTACCTATCCGCAACGCCCACGCATCCTGCGAAAAGCATAA
- a CDS encoding Rid family hydrolase encodes MTIKHLSLLAVALIGSLTASAQRIKQIPLPPSQNPSNADLPISGAVWAGDTLYVSGWLDPDMKTHTDTTSQTVGLIKDLQKLLESQKLTLGDVVMMRVYLGTDPAKDGKIDFAGMTAGYTQFFGTKDQPNKPARTTLQVVLPAASRGALVEIDLIAVRPK; translated from the coding sequence ATGACGATCAAGCATCTTTCCCTGTTGGCAGTCGCGCTGATAGGTTCTCTGACAGCTTCAGCGCAAAGAATAAAACAGATTCCGCTGCCGCCCAGCCAAAACCCCTCGAACGCAGACCTTCCAATTTCGGGGGCGGTGTGGGCCGGAGATACGCTGTATGTGAGTGGATGGCTCGACCCGGACATGAAGACACACACCGATACCACGTCACAAACCGTGGGGCTGATCAAGGACCTTCAAAAGCTCCTCGAATCGCAGAAACTGACGCTCGGCGATGTGGTGATGATGCGTGTCTACCTCGGGACCGATCCTGCGAAAGACGGCAAGATAGACTTTGCCGGGATGACGGCTGGATATACCCAATTCTTCGGCACCAAAGACCAACCGAACAAGCCCGCGCGCACCACACTGCAGGTGGTTCTGCCCGCTGCTTCTCGTGGTGCTTTGGTAGAAATCGACCTAATCGCAGTGCGCCCAAAATAG
- a CDS encoding DUF6629 family protein: protein MCFSATANFVGSGVLGAIGVVTLTRVKHRRELLFASLPTLFAIHQFIEGFVWLGLDGVLSPGVTHGMGAAFMLYAQGLLPFLLPLSVLLFEPDVRSRRRMLPFLVVGGLTTLFILWALTAYPLEISVRGNSIVYLNQATNNTFVAVLYVIATCGSLLFSKVKDMVIFGVANLAILLIVMAVKRYAFTSLWCAYAAAASIIILAYFWKSSGERPFRYAESI from the coding sequence GTGTGTTTTTCAGCGACAGCGAATTTTGTGGGCAGCGGCGTTTTGGGCGCGATCGGCGTAGTGACATTGACACGAGTGAAACATAGGCGGGAGCTTCTGTTCGCGTCGCTGCCTACGCTGTTTGCCATTCACCAGTTCATTGAAGGCTTCGTTTGGCTTGGGCTGGACGGGGTCCTGTCGCCCGGGGTTACGCACGGTATGGGTGCGGCATTCATGCTCTACGCGCAGGGACTCCTTCCATTCTTGCTGCCACTCAGCGTGCTGCTGTTTGAACCCGATGTCAGAAGCCGTCGCCGCATGCTGCCATTCCTTGTTGTTGGCGGCTTGACGACGCTCTTTATATTGTGGGCTTTGACCGCTTATCCGCTGGAGATTTCCGTCAGAGGTAACAGCATTGTGTACCTCAATCAGGCTACGAACAATACCTTCGTCGCAGTTCTCTACGTGATTGCAACCTGCGGCTCGCTGTTGTTTTCAAAGGTGAAAGATATGGTGATCTTCGGTGTGGCGAACCTTGCGATTCTGCTGATTGTGATGGCGGTCAAGCGGTATGCCTTCACTTCCCTGTGGTGCGCGTATGCGGCGGCCGCGAGCATCATCATTCTTGCTTACTTCTGGAAGAGCAGTGGGGAGCGGCCTTTCCGCTATGCCGAGTCGATATAG
- a CDS encoding aldo/keto reductase — MIESSDFQIARIPLNNGGGHIPAIGFGTLIPDAAATISATRDALEAGFRHFDCAERYRNESEVGEALEAGLAAGGIAREDIFVTTKLWNSNHRPERVEPAFEASLDRLRLNYLDLYLIHTPFAFQPGDNQDPRDQNGNVIYDPGVTLLDTWRAMESLVDHGKCRAIGLSDITLNELTPIYESARIKPAVVQVESHPYLPETELLEFCKDKGIVLLAFAPLGHGMKPGLLEDPVISAIAARVGKTPAQVLLAWAVQRGTALLTTPRTAARARENFDISALPEDAFNEINRIQTRQRLNEVVKTGVPGFIPAR, encoded by the coding sequence ATGATCGAATCTTCCGATTTTCAGATTGCGAGAATACCGCTCAACAACGGAGGCGGCCATATCCCCGCGATCGGGTTTGGCACCTTGATTCCCGATGCGGCCGCGACGATAAGCGCTACCAGAGACGCGCTGGAAGCCGGATTTCGACACTTCGATTGCGCGGAACGATACCGGAACGAGAGTGAGGTAGGCGAGGCATTGGAGGCAGGATTAGCCGCTGGAGGAATCGCCCGCGAAGACATCTTCGTCACCACAAAGTTGTGGAACTCCAATCACCGGCCCGAGCGCGTCGAACCGGCCTTCGAGGCCAGTCTGGACAGACTCAGGCTCAACTATCTGGATCTCTACCTCATCCATACTCCGTTTGCATTTCAACCGGGAGACAACCAGGATCCGCGGGATCAAAACGGCAATGTCATCTACGATCCCGGCGTGACTTTGCTCGACACCTGGAGAGCGATGGAAAGTCTCGTGGACCATGGCAAATGCCGAGCCATTGGACTATCTGACATCACCTTGAACGAACTGACCCCCATCTACGAATCCGCGAGAATCAAGCCAGCCGTCGTCCAGGTCGAATCCCACCCGTATCTGCCCGAGACCGAGCTTCTGGAATTCTGCAAAGACAAGGGCATTGTGCTCCTGGCTTTCGCGCCATTAGGTCACGGAATGAAGCCGGGGCTGCTCGAAGATCCAGTCATCTCGGCAATCGCCGCCCGCGTCGGAAAGACACCGGCACAGGTGCTGCTTGCATGGGCAGTACAGCGCGGCACGGCTTTGCTTACCACGCCCAGAACTGCGGCTCGCGCGAGGGAAAACTTCGACATCTCCGCTCTTCCGGAAGACGCATTTAACGAAATCAATCGCATCCAGACCAGACAGAGGCTCAACGAAGTAGTGAAGACCGGCGTCCCCGGTTTCATCCCAGCGAGGTAG